Within the Vallitalea longa genome, the region CGGTTATCATCCATTCTTTTTTATTATAAACAACAGCCTTATTACGTTTCTTATCATGTATGATAAACTTTTCGTTTCTCATTCTATCAGCAAAATGGTCAGCCAGTAGCTCAATCAAATCATGATCTGGAGTAAGTGGCGCATATAATACGTCTCCAACTTCTTGAAATCTTAATAACCCTAGTAATCTGTGCCTTTCTTTTGACACTTTACTAGACAGCTTATGAACATTAATCACATCTTTATTGGTATGGTCATTATCTACTTTATAACCCATCTTAAATCCTAATTCTAGGTATTTCAGTATATAACAGTCTTTTTTATAATCATTTGATAAAAAAGTATAGTAGACATTCTTCATAGCTTCGTCAGATATTTTATTCCATATGGCATCATATACTTTTTTTGCTTTTACATCATCAGTAGCAATATGAACTT harbors:
- a CDS encoding TIGR03915 family putative DNA repair protein — translated: MVYLHDGTFNGLLTCVYEHYYLEKANGIYPENRFEMELLEQEVHIATDDVKAKKVYDAIWNKISDEAMKNVYYTFLSNDYKKDCYILKYLELGFKMGYKVDNDHTNKDVINVHKLSSKVSKERHRLLGLLRFQEVGDVLYAPLTPDHDLIELLADHFADRMRNEKFIIHDKKRNKAVVYNKKEWMITDFTYENEIDVSEKERDFQEMWKGYFEHIGIKERKNLVLQRQFVPTRYRKNIVEFNK